Part of the Methylomonas sp. AM2-LC genome, ACCATCACCCAGTCCGTGAACGACTTATACCGCAATGCGGCGGGTCGAGCTATTGTCGAGAACTCGGCCAATATGTATCTACTCGGCCAGAAAGCCGAAGTCATCGAAGGCATGAAGCAGGATCGGCGTCTGCCTTTATCGGACGGCGGTTATGAATTGCTCAAAACAGTACACACGCTGCCAGGCGCTTATTCGGAAATCTTTTTTATCACCGAGATGGGATCTGGCATCGGCCGGCTGATTGTTGATCCCTTCAAACGCGTGTTGTTTTCCACCAAGCCGGAAGATGTGCAAGCACTCAAGCAATTGCGCCGCCAGGGCTTGAGTCTAGGCGAAGCGGTTCAGCAATTGATTGAAAGCCGTAAAGCCAAGGGTGCCACCGCAAGGCATTTGGACAACGCCCATTATACGAAGGACTCCGAGGTGCAACATGGTCGGTAAAGCAGGATGGCTAGCAATGGTAGTTATTGCCTCGTTGTCGGGTCTGGCTGGGGGTGGATTGATAGCAAAGTATTTGCTGAAAGCCCCGCTGGAACGTTTGAATCTGGTCACGCCGGTATTTGTACTGGATCGGGCCAAGCTTATTCAGTCTTTGCCGCCGAACGCCAGTCAGGAACAAATGACGCAAATCGTCGATAGCTGGAAAACCCAGGCCACTAAGTTAAGCGCGGCGGGTTATCTGGTCATCGATTCCACGGCGGTAGTTGCCGCACCTGAAGACGTTTATGTCAGGAAGGACGGTAAACCATGACCCGAAAAATACCGCCCTATAAATCCGCAGCCGCGCTGGGTTGGCTTTTAATGAAAGCCTTGCCCGTATTGCTTCTAGCGTTGGCGCTGGAAAGTTACCTGGGCGAGCGGTTTCTGATCGGCGGCGATGATCAGATTGACCGTTGTTTGCCGGATAAACGCATTTATATTATCGACACCTTTAACAAGGACATCTGGCGAGGGGATTTGATAGCCTTCCGGGCGGAACGCATGTCGCCTTATTTTAAGGACGGTCAAATCATCGTCAAGATCGCTGCCGGCGTCACTGGCGACCACATTAAGGTGGATAGTCTTCAGACCACCGTTAACGGCTCATTGATCATCGAAGGCCTACCGCTGGCAGAGAAGCTGAAGAAATCGTCTTCAGCCTTTAAGCGCGATGAAAACATTCCACTGTCGGCTTACTGGGTGACCGGCAAAACTGCAAAAAGCTTTGATTCCAGATACTGGGGTTATGTCTACGATTATCAGGTCATCGGTAGGGCTTATGCGATTTATTAACACGGATAGTTCGAAAGTCTCAGTCAGATGGTCAGCGTGTTCACTGACGGCTTTGCTGCTTTGGCAGGCTTCGGCATGGGCAGAGGAAGATTGGTTCAGTAAATCCCGGCAAATTCTGCAAGCGCTTGATGGGCAAGAACGACCAGAATGGCTGGATGGAAATCCGACTCAAGCGGAAGCGCAACGACAAGCAATTGATGTTTTTAGACAATCAAAATCAGTGTTAATGAAGGACGCCTTCAAACCTGGTGATTTAAATAGCGCAACGCCAAAACTAGCTGTCGGTAAACCTTTAAGTGTCATGTTTATTTCGTTCTCTATGGGTACTGCTGCACTGAAAGGCATCTTCCAGGAAGCCTCCGGTCAGAATGATGTGTTGCTGGTATTACGCGGACCCAAGCCCATGCAAAAGCTGCCGGCCCTATTTGCCGAGTTAAAAACCCTTTTGAAAGAGATTGAGCCCTTACCGAATATCGTCATCGATCCGGTTCGATTCCAGAAATATGCCGTGACCTCGGTGCCGGACATGATCATTGAAGAGCATGGCAAAGCCAGTTTACACGTCAAGGGCATCACCAGCCTGGCTTGGTTAAAAGACAGACAGCAGCAAGGAAAACAGGGTGATCTGGGCAGTTTGGGTACGGTCTATAAAATTGCCGAAATGGATTTGTTGGCCGAAATGAAAAGCCGACTGGCCGCCATTGACTGGCAACAGAAAAAACAGCAGGTGCTTGCGCGATTTTGGGAGCAACGTCATTTTGAAGTTTTACCCACTGCGTTGGAAGATCGAGAACGCTTAGTTGATCTGACCGTCACAGCGCCACGCGATTTAACCGACCCGAATGGCAAACTGCTGATGCGTGCTGGACAAACCGTGAATCCATTGGACAAGATGAGTTTCGGACTGTGCTTGCTGGTGTTTGATGGCACAGAGCAAGCTCAGGTTAACTGGTCAAAAACTCAGTCCTGTTCAGACAATAAGGCGAGACGCATGTATCTGGCAACGCAATTACCGCGTCAGGAGGGCTGGGAGGCATTAAAGGCATTGGAAAACACGTTGAATGCGCCGGTGTATTTGCTTACACCGGATGTGCGGACGCGATTTCAGTTGGAGCATGTGCCGGTGCTGGTGGAGCAGTCGAGCAAGCAGGTTGTGATCCGGGAACGTAAAGTTTCAGGATTGGCTTTAGGAGCGGCGTTATGACTTGCTTTGTCATTGTCTGCGGATTCTTGAAAGCAAAGCTGAACCAGGCTATTAGGCTATGGCTGCTGGTTTTATTGCCTTTTACCGTGAGTATTTACGCCGACACCACGACCAGCACCACTGATCCACTATGCGCCGATGCCGAACTTTGGTCAGGGAAGTTGATTACTGATATTTGCTGGGAATGCCTGTTTCCGATTCGAGCAGCCGGCGCGGAGCTTGGCGGCGGCAACGTACCCAGTATCGCCAGCGACCAAGTATTTTGCTTTTGTAATGATCCATTGGGGTTGCCACAACCGGGCATGACACTAGGTATGTGGAACCCGGCGCGATTGATCGAACTGGTCAGAAATCCTTGGTGCTCGCCGTCCTTGGGTGGCATGACCTTCAGCGTCTCGCAAGTGCGTTTAACAGCCACCACCGGCAAGGCGGATTTCGACGCCAGCGAAATGTCGTTTTTTAATTATCACTATTTTGCTTTTCCGTTGACCATTATTCTGGATTTGTTCTGGGATAAACGCTGCAACGCCGATGGTTACCGGGATTTCGATTTAATGTATGTCTCGGAACTCGATCCGACCTGGAACAGTGATTTACTGGCATTTTTTACCAGTCCGGAAACGGCTTTATTCGCTAATCCTGCCGCCATTGCAGCTTGTGTCGGGGATGCAGCGGCCGCAGCCACCGGTCATCCGATTGACGCCTTGTTCTGGTGTGCCGGTGCTTGGGGGCACCTGTATCCCTTATCTGGTATTTCCCCGACCAGTTACGGTACCGATCCTCGAATTACCAGTTTATTGGCCACACGGGCGACCGCTGCTTTGCATCGCCGTGGTCTGGCCTGGAAAACTGCCGGCAATGAGGCTTTGTGCGGCGGTACGATTTATCCCTTCATACCCAAATCGCAATATCGGCTGAGCATGTTTTATCCGGTGGCGGAAACCGCTTCCAATCATGCCATCGGTGAAACCACGTTTACCTGGGGTGCGGGAAGGACTTATCCGGGGCCAGGTGAGGATCATGTCTATATCCTATGGCGCTGGCAAGACTGCTGTCTGAATTAGCCGGAGCAAATGGATGGGATTAGCAGCCTATTTTGAACAGCAAGTGGTTTTGAGCCGTTCGCTCGCGATTACTTTAAGTGTCACCATGGCCTGGACGCCGTTCGGCTTGAGCTGGGCGGATGCCATACAGAATGCCGGCACGCAGGGACAGCAGGCCGGCCAACAGCTCATCGGAGGGTTTCAATTTCCGCTAGATGCCGGCAATGGCGTGATGACCTTGAATCCCGGCTCTGCTCAGCAAAGCTCGATTAATGTCAGTACGCTGTTCCCGGATTCGGGCAATACCACTAGCACGACGGCTAACATCACCAGTTTGTATGGTAACGATCCCGGTACGGTGGCGGCGGGCATCGATACGCAAACGGCTTTGACCACTGAAAATAGCTCGACAGGAGATGCTTATCGAACACTGATTAATAACGCCCACCAGTCGCACCCGGATTTACAGAACGATCCGATCTGGACGACTGGCGATCAGGTGTTTGCCAATTTTACCCCTTGGGCGCAGTCGTTCTCGGATTGTACGACCACCACCACACAGACCGAGACCACGCAAACTGTTCAGTTACCGAATTATCAACTCTGTGTGCGTCAGCCCACCATACCGCAAAGCTGTACCGCTACCCATCAAGTGACGGTTGAACCGTTGTTGACCTATGTCTCCGGCAACGGTGGCGTGTCGAACTGCGGTCCCGGTTGCGTGGATTTGTATGTCGGCGTGGTCGGTGATAATTACTGGTCGGCCGGTTGCGGAGTGTTTACCTGGCAGGTGACTTATAACGTCAAGCATCCGGAAGCGATTACCAGCGCCACTTTGGCTATGGTTGAGTTTGATGACCATGCGCAGGTATTTTACGGTGGCAATCTGATTTATACCGGATCCAGTGGTTGGGGAGGCCCCTGTGAACTCGGCCGTAACTGGAATGATTACCCAAATTTGGATGTGACCTGGGCTTTTAACAGTACCGGCAATAAAGTGTTTAAGCAAAATACATTAGTGGGCGGCATGGGTGAAGGTTATTCGCGGATTCGTGTTAAATTCGATGTCTCTAAACTGATCACTCAGGACAGTTGGAGTTGGGATGGCGCAAACTGCCAGAATCTGGCCAATGCCATTACCGATGGAATTTGTCAGGCGGGTAGCCAGTTGACTTGCACCAGTAATCCTGCCAACGCCTCAGGCTGTTATGTCGATCCAGCTTCGCAGGTCATTGTCTGCGCCAACAGTTTAACACCAGCGCCGATGGCCAGTTCTGCGGGTATTCCCAATACTTGCATGAGCCTCTCGGCTTCAGGGCATTGCGATCTGAGCAACGCCGGACAATGCTGGACGGATACGGCCGGCACGCACTGTTTGGCTCAACCGGCCCAAGGCACGCCGACCACGAACTGCGCCAGCCTGGAAACCCAGGGATGTGCGTTTATCAAAAGCCAGTGCATGGATGTGCTGGCCTCGGGCACTTGCTGGGATAGTATCGATACCTACGATTGCGGCCAGCAAGTCGGTATTCCGGGTATTCAGAGTAGTACCCGCCAGCAATGCTCGGGGCCGATCCGTTGCATGGGCGAAGAGTGCGTGACGCCGAACCGCACCCAGAGCACCGATTTTACTAAAGCAGTTGCTTTGTTGAACTCGGCTCAGCAGATGGCGATGGATATGAGTTGCGATTACTCCAATGCCAACCTGCAACAAAAAGACCCCACCACTTGCCAGGTGTTCAAGGGCAGCCCTGCGACCTGCAAAATGGTGGGCGGCGGTCTGTCGCTGGTGGACTGCTGTAATTCGCCGACCGGCGGCATGGGCTTGAGTCAGTATATCGAATTACTGATGGCTACGAGTCAATTGGATAACGCCATCATGGATATGAATGCCACTTCGCCGATCCGTGGCGCTTGGGAAGTATTGCGTACACCGTTTGCGACGGCTGGCGATGCCTGGAATGGCGTGCAGGCGGATTTTGCTTCCGGGGTGAATGATCTGGTCGGCTCTGACTTGCTGAGCGTTAGCGATGTGGCCGAACAAGGATTACTCGACTCGCTACAGGGGGAGTTGACCAACTCGGTGGCTGAATGGATAGGCAGTACGTTTGGGGAGGCGGCGGGCAATGCACTATTCAGCGCCGGCGGCCAAGCTGCTTTCGATTCGGCAGGTAATTTAACGCCGGCAGCGCAATCGGGTGGCGTGGAAATGGGCGGCGGTGCAGCGTTTGCCGGGGAAATGCTCAGTAGTTTGATGGCGGCTTATACCGCCGTGATGATTATTATCATGATCATCCAGATGATTTACTCCTGTGAACAAACCGAATATGAGCTGGATGCCAAAAAACAGCTTAAAGTCTGCAAAGACTTGGGCAGTTACTGCGATCAAAACAGCTCGATTTTAGGGTTATGTCTGGTTCATAAGGAGAGTTATTGCTGTTACAATTCACCCCTGGCCAGAATCCTGAACGAACAAATCAAGCCGCAATTGGGGATGGATTTTGGGATACCACAAAATCCGGATTGCACCGGCATCAAGGTCGCTGATCTCAGTCGAGTGGATTGGAGCCGTGTCAATCTGGACGAATGGCTGGGCATACTAGCGCAGACTAATCATTTACCGACAGCGGCGAATGCCGCTGCCAAACTAAACCTGAATCAACTAACCGGTTCAGGCAGTCGATTGAATCCGCAAAAATACAATCCTGCTGCGACGAGCAGTCGTCAGGATACCTTGACCCGCACGCAAGGCCGGATGACTGGGCTGGATGCGCCGACGGTCAAACGGCAAGCGGAACTGCAAGGCTGGGGCATGGGGCCGCATTAGCGACCTTCAATCACTGAACGGCGTCTTTCAGGGCTTTGCCGGCTTTGAATGAAGGAACTTTGGCGGCAGCGATGGTGATGGCTTCGCCAGTTTGCGGATTACGACCGGTGCGTTCGGCTCTTTCCTTGACTTCGAACGTACCAAACCCAATCAATGTAATGGAATCGCCGGATTTCAAGGTTGTTTCGATGGTTTGCACCAATGCTTCCAAAGCACGACCTGCGTCGGCTTTTGTCAAGTTGGCGTGAGTGGCGATGGCATTGATCAGGTCGGATTTGTTCATGTTGTTAATTCCTTCTATTACATTAAAAGTAAGGATTTTAAATGAAATTAATTAAATTTCCCAAATACGCGTGAGAAATTTAATTAGTCATAGGCCTTTGGCTATGATTCATCAAGTTCCGCTACATTGTTTTCCTGCGAATATGCTGAGTGTTAAATTTTAATATGACCAATTCGACAAAACGTTTTTGTTCGGTTTCGACTAGGATGTTTTTTTTCCAGAAATGCGTTCTTGTAGCTTAATCGTTCCTAGAGCCATTGCAATGCTTTACAACTCCATACCATTCGGGCTTTTAGCAATGAGTTTAGCGATCTTTACTAGTTCTTCGTCTGCATTAATTTCTTGATCTTTTCAATCTTAGGAGTGGCGCAGTTTGGATTATTGTGCCATTTTATATGGCGCGTAATCCGTACATTGCGCCACAAAAATAACTATATGAACATGATGTGGATGAATCTGCAGACGAGAACAATGTTTTAAATTGACTTGCTTACTGATATTTTCTTAAGAAACTATCCATGGCCTGAAAAAATTGCATTCTGTCCTGTTCTCGGGATAAGTGATGGTCGGCGTCTTCCATCTCTATGTATTGAAAGTCCTTGAATCCTGCGCTTTTCAACGCTGAAGCCATTTTGCGGGAATGATTTACATCCACACTCCTGTCTTCGTCACCGTGCACCAGCAATAATGGCGTCTGAATTTGTTTAGCCAGATTAACAGGAGAGGTTGCTTTCAGACGCGAACGGTCTGACCACCAGTTTCCAAAGCGTTGTTCAACCAATTCTGCACGTAAATGGCGATCCAGCCAGTGCATGTCTGACCAGTCCTCCATCAATTCGACCAGATCGGTAACCGGCGCAAAACTCACACCGCACCGATAAAGTTCAGGGGTTTTGGCTAAGCCCATCAATGTGGCATAACCGCCATAACTACCCCCGACAATGCAAATTTTGGACGGATCGGCAATTTTGCCGGTGATTAACCAGTTCACTCCGTCAGTTATGTCATCCTGCATTTCCAAGCCCCAGCGTTGAAAGCCGGCCTGGATGAATTGTTCGCCGTAACCGGCTGAACCGCGGAAATTGATTCGAAATACATTCCAGCCGCGATTGACCATGAACTGTGTCCAGTAATCGAACGAATTGATATCGCGCGACCACGGGCCGCCGTGAGGGAAGATGATGGTTGGACCGGAATTTGCCGAACTGACAGGTCGAGTTAGAAAACCTTCCAAGGTTAAACCGTCCCGAGCCTTAAAATGCACTGTTTCGGTCTTGGCTAATACGGATGGCTTGAGATCCGGGTAGGTTTTAATCACTTCACCGATGGAATTTTTATTGGCGTCAAACCAGTAATAAACCGGTGCAAATTCAGCACTGGAGGAGATCAGCAAATATTGTCCGTTACGGCGGGAGACGATATGGTTGCCAAGCCTTGGTAAGGCATTGTCGATACGCTGTTGTATTTGTAGCGCTTCCGCATCCCAATAGGCTACTTTTCCGGATTCGGCAATATAGTTGATGCCGATAACCCGTTTTTGATCGGCGGAGTAGATTAATTCGCCTTTGACGTCGTATTCCGGATCGGCATAGACTAATTCCGGCTGGGAAGCGGAAGCGGGTTTGTTCAGGTCGATTTTGAAAACAGCACTTTTACCCTGATGATTGGCAAGCAGGTATAACCAGTCGGGGTCATCACTAAATCCCAACGATTCCCATCCGCTAGCTGTCA contains:
- a CDS encoding TraU family protein, giving the protein MTCFVIVCGFLKAKLNQAIRLWLLVLLPFTVSIYADTTTSTTDPLCADAELWSGKLITDICWECLFPIRAAGAELGGGNVPSIASDQVFCFCNDPLGLPQPGMTLGMWNPARLIELVRNPWCSPSLGGMTFSVSQVRLTATTGKADFDASEMSFFNYHYFAFPLTIILDLFWDKRCNADGYRDFDLMYVSELDPTWNSDLLAFFTSPETALFANPAAIAACVGDAAAAATGHPIDALFWCAGAWGHLYPLSGISPTSYGTDPRITSLLATRATAALHRRGLAWKTAGNEALCGGTIYPFIPKSQYRLSMFYPVAETASNHAIGETTFTWGAGRTYPGPGEDHVYILWRWQDCCLN
- a CDS encoding TrbC family F-type conjugative pilus assembly protein; its protein translation is MRFINTDSSKVSVRWSACSLTALLLWQASAWAEEDWFSKSRQILQALDGQERPEWLDGNPTQAEAQRQAIDVFRQSKSVLMKDAFKPGDLNSATPKLAVGKPLSVMFISFSMGTAALKGIFQEASGQNDVLLVLRGPKPMQKLPALFAELKTLLKEIEPLPNIVIDPVRFQKYAVTSVPDMIIEEHGKASLHVKGITSLAWLKDRQQQGKQGDLGSLGTVYKIAEMDLLAEMKSRLAAIDWQQKKQQVLARFWEQRHFEVLPTALEDRERLVDLTVTAPRDLTDPNGKLLMRAGQTVNPLDKMSFGLCLLVFDGTEQAQVNWSKTQSCSDNKARRMYLATQLPRQEGWEALKALENTLNAPVYLLTPDVRTRFQLEHVPVLVEQSSKQVVIRERKVSGLALGAAL
- a CDS encoding S9 family peptidase; protein product: MNHLIKCLFLIFLLNACQSNVQKIPEVLPEKAGELPVKAFASLPLIQQASLSPDGRFIAFLQNTGSETALVTQDRTGKEMHVVLTSDNQKFRFRSYDWVNNNRLLVRILYPARHGNLKVYETRLFAINRDGTEAKPDLIQIQSTLNDRKHISQFQDNFTLIPNDPRHVLISLDKRHPGAPDVYKLDVYTGETEMVAGNPGFVRSWIYDREGRVRVGIGVTGTTTIRMVQRKNSEDDWKVFAEYDGVTASGWESLGFSDDPDWLYLLANHQGKSAVFKIDLNKPASASQPELVYADPEYDVKGELIYSADQKRVIGINYIAESGKVAYWDAEALQIQQRIDNALPRLGNHIVSRRNGQYLLISSSAEFAPVYYWFDANKNSIGEVIKTYPDLKPSVLAKTETVHFKARDGLTLEGFLTRPVSSANSGPTIIFPHGGPWSRDINSFDYWTQFMVNRGWNVFRINFRGSAGYGEQFIQAGFQRWGLEMQDDITDGVNWLITGKIADPSKICIVGGSYGGYATLMGLAKTPELYRCGVSFAPVTDLVELMEDWSDMHWLDRHLRAELVEQRFGNWWSDRSRLKATSPVNLAKQIQTPLLLVHGDEDRSVDVNHSRKMASALKSAGFKDFQYIEMEDADHHLSREQDRMQFFQAMDSFLRKYQ
- the traN gene encoding conjugal transfer mating pair stabilization protein TraN, whose amino-acid sequence is MGLAAYFEQQVVLSRSLAITLSVTMAWTPFGLSWADAIQNAGTQGQQAGQQLIGGFQFPLDAGNGVMTLNPGSAQQSSINVSTLFPDSGNTTSTTANITSLYGNDPGTVAAGIDTQTALTTENSSTGDAYRTLINNAHQSHPDLQNDPIWTTGDQVFANFTPWAQSFSDCTTTTTQTETTQTVQLPNYQLCVRQPTIPQSCTATHQVTVEPLLTYVSGNGGVSNCGPGCVDLYVGVVGDNYWSAGCGVFTWQVTYNVKHPEAITSATLAMVEFDDHAQVFYGGNLIYTGSSGWGGPCELGRNWNDYPNLDVTWAFNSTGNKVFKQNTLVGGMGEGYSRIRVKFDVSKLITQDSWSWDGANCQNLANAITDGICQAGSQLTCTSNPANASGCYVDPASQVIVCANSLTPAPMASSAGIPNTCMSLSASGHCDLSNAGQCWTDTAGTHCLAQPAQGTPTTNCASLETQGCAFIKSQCMDVLASGTCWDSIDTYDCGQQVGIPGIQSSTRQQCSGPIRCMGEECVTPNRTQSTDFTKAVALLNSAQQMAMDMSCDYSNANLQQKDPTTCQVFKGSPATCKMVGGGLSLVDCCNSPTGGMGLSQYIELLMATSQLDNAIMDMNATSPIRGAWEVLRTPFATAGDAWNGVQADFASGVNDLVGSDLLSVSDVAEQGLLDSLQGELTNSVAEWIGSTFGEAAGNALFSAGGQAAFDSAGNLTPAAQSGGVEMGGGAAFAGEMLSSLMAAYTAVMIIIMIIQMIYSCEQTEYELDAKKQLKVCKDLGSYCDQNSSILGLCLVHKESYCCYNSPLARILNEQIKPQLGMDFGIPQNPDCTGIKVADLSRVDWSRVNLDEWLGILAQTNHLPTAANAAAKLNLNQLTGSGSRLNPQKYNPAATSSRQDTLTRTQGRMTGLDAPTVKRQAELQGWGMGPH
- a CDS encoding HU family DNA-binding protein — its product is MNKSDLINAIATHANLTKADAGRALEALVQTIETTLKSGDSITLIGFGTFEVKERAERTGRNPQTGEAITIAAAKVPSFKAGKALKDAVQ
- the lepB gene encoding signal peptidase I gives rise to the protein MTRKIPPYKSAAALGWLLMKALPVLLLALALESYLGERFLIGGDDQIDRCLPDKRIYIIDTFNKDIWRGDLIAFRAERMSPYFKDGQIIVKIAAGVTGDHIKVDSLQTTVNGSLIIEGLPLAEKLKKSSSAFKRDENIPLSAYWVTGKTAKSFDSRYWGYVYDYQVIGRAYAIY